In Massilistercora timonensis, the following are encoded in one genomic region:
- the purM gene encoding phosphoribosylformylglycinamidine cyclo-ligase, with protein MDYKKAGVDIEAGYRSVELMKEHVKKTMRPEVLGGLGGFSGAFSLKKIKEMEDPVLLSGTDGCGTKVKLAMIMDKHDTIGIDAVAMCVNDIACAGGEPLFFLDYIACGKNYPEKIADIVKGVAEGCLQSEAALIGGETAEHPGMMEEDEYDLAGFAVGVCDRKDMITGENLAGGDVLVGMASSGVHSNGFSLVRKVFDMTKESLDTYYDELGGTLGEVLLAPTRIYVKALKAIKNAGVAVKACSHITGGGFYENVPRMLKEGTHAVIEKDSYPVPPIFKMLAQKGNVEEHAMYNTYNMGLGMIIAVAPEDVEKAMAAIREAGDTPYVVGRIEEGEKGVTLC; from the coding sequence ATGGATTATAAGAAGGCAGGAGTAGACATTGAGGCAGGATACCGCTCCGTAGAACTGATGAAGGAGCATGTAAAGAAAACCATGCGCCCGGAGGTGCTGGGAGGCCTGGGAGGATTCTCAGGAGCATTTTCCCTTAAGAAGATCAAAGAGATGGAAGACCCGGTGCTTCTGTCCGGAACCGACGGATGCGGGACGAAGGTCAAGCTGGCCATGATCATGGACAAGCACGACACCATCGGCATCGACGCGGTGGCCATGTGTGTCAACGACATTGCCTGCGCAGGCGGAGAGCCCTTATTCTTCCTGGATTATATCGCATGCGGGAAGAACTATCCGGAGAAGATCGCGGATATTGTCAAAGGCGTTGCGGAAGGCTGCCTGCAGTCCGAGGCTGCCCTGATCGGCGGCGAGACTGCGGAACATCCGGGGATGATGGAAGAAGACGAGTATGATCTGGCAGGATTTGCCGTGGGCGTCTGCGACCGGAAGGATATGATCACCGGAGAGAACCTGGCAGGCGGGGACGTACTGGTAGGGATGGCTTCCTCCGGGGTGCACAGCAATGGATTTTCCCTGGTGCGCAAGGTGTTTGACATGACAAAAGAATCTCTTGACACCTATTATGACGAACTGGGCGGAACCCTTGGGGAAGTGCTGCTTGCGCCGACCCGGATCTATGTGAAGGCGCTGAAAGCCATCAAGAACGCAGGGGTTGCCGTGAAAGCCTGCAGCCATATCACCGGCGGCGGGTTCTATGAGAATGTACCCAGAATGTTGAAGGAAGGCACCCATGCGGTGATCGAGAAAGACAGTTACCCGGTTCCTCCGATCTTCAAAATGCTGGCCCAGAAGGGAAATGTTGAAGAGCATGCTATGTATAATACTTACAACATGGGACTTGGCATGATCATCGCGGTAGCGCCGGAGGATGTAGAGAAGGCTATGGCGGCCATCCGGGAAGCCGGAGACACTCCCTATGTGGTAGGCCGCATTGAAGAAGGAGAAAAGGGAGTTACATTATGTTAA
- the purE gene encoding 5-(carboxyamino)imidazole ribonucleotide mutase: MPKVGIVMGSDSDLKVMSKAAATLEKFGIDYEMTIISAHREPDVFFEWAKAAEGKGMKVIIAGAGMAAHLPGMCAALFPMPVIGVPMSGKNLAGEDALFSIVQMPPGIPVATVAIDGGMNAAILAAKILATSDEGLLQKLKDYTTEMKETVQGKAAKLDEIGYEAYLAQKG; the protein is encoded by the coding sequence ATGCCAAAAGTAGGAATTGTAATGGGCAGCGACTCAGATCTGAAGGTGATGAGCAAGGCTGCGGCAACACTGGAGAAATTTGGGATTGATTACGAGATGACCATCATTTCCGCGCACCGGGAGCCGGATGTGTTCTTTGAGTGGGCGAAAGCGGCCGAGGGCAAGGGAATGAAAGTGATCATCGCCGGAGCAGGCATGGCGGCCCATCTTCCGGGCATGTGCGCGGCGCTGTTCCCCATGCCGGTGATCGGCGTTCCCATGTCGGGAAAGAACCTGGCAGGGGAAGACGCGCTCTTCTCCATCGTACAGATGCCGCCTGGAATCCCGGTGGCTACCGTGGCCATCGACGGAGGGATGAACGCGGCGATCCTGGCGGCGAAGATCCTGGCCACATCCGATGAAGGGTTGCTTCAGAAGCTGAAAGATTACACCACAGAAATGAAAGAGACCGTACAGGGCAAGGCCGCGAAGCTTGATGAGATCGGCTACGAGGCTTACCTGGCGCAGAAGGGGTAG
- a CDS encoding aminopeptidase produces MTEERYELAVGRIREMIGETSVEERFRDYFDRTASFLLLVDEVREALEKGSYQKASLAELKEWNHRMYEDILPEHYGSSYGNPAYACAYLGEDYGQALGFLYGELRGALAYVFEGRMEYLDILMELFLEVYNQFEETPFPEIRSIRETLYWYASDYCDVLVADRIKEQVCPEDSLAVRLIRESDLSSPEYLYQFGEYISENEEETVRFLAGLPEEEIRKMADSCTEGYARGFVNTGRDLSKKGSVNIRYVLGFERVIRRVMENFEAMGLKPILYRSGVSALTRRQHLKIGYYGGSANKQYDYDHKDDQALFLDKQFLERKLEVIHNTYEHYKEEARAFAGPACIETFGEAPFSPAPKPEALKLTGQQEEMARGFDSRQSALTNQYIPGDERSFTIVAYPVPEVGERYPEIFREIVRINTLDAELYEKVQQTLIDALDQGTYVHILGRDGNRTDLKVRLHPLKDPEKETIFENCVADVNIPVGEVFTSPVLEGTEGVLHVSRVYLDELQYQDLELKFANGMVEDYRCSNFTRELENKAYIRENVLHRHPTLPLGEFAIGTNTTAYAAARKYGIEEKLPILIAEKMGPHFAVGDTCYSWSEDIKVYNPNGKEIIARDNSISIRRKEDMSKAYFHCHTDITLPYEELGKIAVVKEDGEEILLLENGRFVLPGTEILNEPLKSISK; encoded by the coding sequence ATGACAGAGGAACGATATGAACTGGCAGTGGGCCGGATCCGTGAGATGATCGGAGAAACCAGCGTAGAGGAAAGGTTCCGGGATTATTTTGACCGGACGGCGTCCTTCCTCCTTCTTGTGGATGAAGTGAGGGAAGCGCTGGAGAAGGGAAGTTATCAGAAGGCTTCCCTGGCGGAATTGAAGGAATGGAACCACAGGATGTATGAAGACATCCTGCCGGAGCATTATGGCAGCAGCTACGGCAATCCTGCCTATGCCTGCGCGTATCTTGGGGAAGATTACGGGCAGGCCCTTGGCTTCCTCTATGGGGAATTAAGAGGAGCCCTGGCTTATGTCTTCGAGGGCCGGATGGAGTACCTGGATATCTTAATGGAGCTGTTCCTTGAAGTCTATAATCAGTTTGAGGAAACGCCATTTCCGGAGATCAGAAGTATCCGGGAGACCCTCTACTGGTATGCCAGCGACTACTGCGACGTGCTGGTGGCGGACCGGATCAAAGAGCAGGTGTGCCCGGAGGATTCGCTGGCGGTGCGGCTGATCCGGGAGAGCGACCTGTCTTCCCCGGAGTATCTCTATCAGTTCGGAGAGTATATCAGTGAAAATGAAGAGGAGACTGTGAGGTTCCTGGCCGGCCTTCCGGAAGAAGAGATCCGGAAGATGGCGGACAGCTGTACGGAAGGTTATGCCAGGGGATTTGTGAACACCGGGCGGGACCTGTCTAAGAAGGGTTCCGTGAACATCCGGTATGTGCTTGGTTTTGAGCGTGTCATCCGCCGGGTGATGGAGAATTTTGAAGCCATGGGATTAAAACCCATCCTGTACCGGTCCGGGGTGAGCGCCCTGACCAGGCGCCAGCACCTGAAGATCGGCTACTATGGAGGCAGCGCCAACAAGCAGTACGATTACGACCACAAGGACGATCAGGCTCTGTTCCTGGATAAGCAGTTCCTGGAGCGGAAGCTGGAAGTGATCCACAATACCTATGAACATTATAAGGAAGAGGCCCGGGCCTTCGCAGGGCCGGCCTGTATCGAGACCTTTGGCGAAGCGCCTTTCTCGCCGGCGCCAAAGCCGGAGGCGTTAAAGCTTACCGGGCAGCAGGAAGAGATGGCCCGGGGATTTGACAGCCGTCAGAGCGCCCTGACCAACCAGTACATTCCGGGAGATGAGAGAAGCTTTACCATCGTGGCCTATCCGGTGCCAGAGGTAGGAGAGCGTTACCCGGAGATCTTCCGGGAGATCGTCAGGATCAATACCCTGGACGCAGAACTGTATGAGAAGGTGCAGCAGACCCTGATCGACGCGCTGGATCAGGGGACGTACGTCCATATCCTTGGCAGAGACGGAAACCGGACGGATCTGAAGGTGAGGCTCCATCCGCTGAAGGACCCGGAGAAGGAGACGATCTTTGAAAACTGCGTGGCAGACGTGAATATCCCGGTGGGAGAGGTATTTACCTCCCCGGTCCTGGAGGGGACAGAAGGGGTGCTCCATGTAAGCCGCGTTTACCTGGATGAACTGCAGTACCAGGATCTGGAGCTGAAGTTCGCCAACGGGATGGTGGAAGATTATCGCTGTTCTAATTTCACCCGGGAGCTGGAGAACAAGGCGTATATCCGGGAGAATGTGCTGCACCGGCATCCCACCCTGCCTCTGGGGGAATTTGCCATCGGGACCAATACCACCGCTTACGCGGCCGCCAGGAAGTACGGCATTGAGGAGAAGCTGCCGATCCTGATCGCGGAGAAGATGGGGCCGCATTTTGCGGTAGGAGATACCTGTTACAGCTGGAGCGAGGATATCAAAGTGTATAATCCCAACGGGAAAGAGATCATCGCCCGGGACAACTCCATATCCATCCGCCGAAAGGAAGACATGTCCAAGGCGTATTTCCACTGCCATACGGATATCACTCTTCCTTACGAGGAACTGGGGAAGATCGCGGTGGTGAAAGAGGACGGGGAAGAGATCCTGCTTCTTGAGAATGGAAGATTTGTCCTGCCGGGCACGGAGATTCTGAACGAACCATTGAAATCTATAAGTAAATAA
- a CDS encoding DUF6142 family protein has translation MIIRRKNGNNAKDKRRKKLRRTRYGQAPDRHSRKGMKSCLLSGFALFLLVFLLVISFLLKGQLSALVGFVGIGILALAVAGLVCGVRGMKERDKNYITCKVGIGISAALILGMCGIFVRGLF, from the coding sequence ATGATCATAAGAAGAAAAAACGGAAATAACGCAAAAGACAAACGCAGAAAAAAGCTGAGACGGACCAGGTACGGACAAGCTCCGGACCGTCATTCCAGGAAGGGGATGAAGTCCTGCCTCTTGTCCGGGTTCGCTCTTTTTCTGCTGGTGTTCCTGCTGGTGATCTCATTCCTTCTGAAAGGACAGTTGAGCGCGCTGGTGGGTTTTGTGGGGATCGGCATCCTGGCGCTTGCGGTGGCCGGGCTGGTCTGCGGCGTCCGGGGCATGAAAGAGCGGGACAAAAACTATATTACCTGTAAAGTAGGGATCGGGATCAGTGCAGCCCTGATCCTTGGCATGTGTGGGATATTTGTCAGGGGGCTATTCTAG
- a CDS encoding VanZ family protein, with amino-acid sequence MNLKTRKRIRGLGKVLFVLYILFIIYFLIFSEWYGRTGVMEEYHYNLVLFKEINRFWTYREQLGMFAVFTNLFGNVLIFVPFGFFMPMASKYRSFFSTLFYSFGLSLCVETFQLFSRVGSFDVDDLLLNTIGGVTGYIIFAVCAWVRRHHDHKKKKRK; translated from the coding sequence TTGAATTTAAAAACAAGAAAGAGGATCCGCGGACTGGGGAAGGTTCTGTTCGTCCTGTATATCCTTTTTATCATATATTTTCTTATTTTCTCAGAGTGGTACGGCCGGACCGGCGTGATGGAGGAGTACCATTATAATCTGGTGCTTTTCAAAGAGATCAACCGCTTCTGGACTTACCGGGAGCAGCTGGGGATGTTCGCCGTTTTCACCAATCTCTTTGGAAATGTTCTCATCTTCGTACCCTTCGGGTTTTTCATGCCGATGGCAAGTAAATACCGGAGTTTTTTCTCCACGCTGTTCTACAGCTTTGGACTGAGTCTGTGCGTGGAAACGTTCCAGCTTTTCTCCAGGGTGGGAAGTTTTGACGTGGACGATCTTCTGCTGAACACCATCGGCGGAGTGACAGGATATATCATTTTCGCGGTCTGTGCATGGGTGAGGAGACATCATGATCATAAGAAGAAAAAACGGAAATAA
- the pyrE gene encoding orotate phosphoribosyltransferase, translated as MESYKQEFIEFMVESDVLKFGEFTLKSGRKSPFFMNAGAYVTGSQLKRLGEYYAKAIHETYGDDFDVLFGPAYKGIPLAVVTAIAYSELYGREVRYCSDRKEEKDHGADKGSFLGSKLKDGDRVIMIEDVTTSGKSMEETVPKVKGAADVEIKGLMVSLNRMEVGKGGEKCALDEVKDLYGFETAAIVTMEEVVEYLYNRECQGKIVIDDTLKSAIDAYYEQYGVK; from the coding sequence ATGGAAAGCTACAAGCAGGAATTTATCGAATTTATGGTAGAGAGCGACGTGCTTAAATTTGGAGAGTTCACGCTGAAGAGCGGGAGAAAATCTCCCTTTTTTATGAATGCGGGCGCTTATGTCACCGGAAGTCAGTTAAAGCGGCTGGGCGAGTATTACGCGAAAGCCATCCACGAAACTTATGGGGATGATTTCGATGTGCTGTTCGGGCCGGCCTACAAGGGGATCCCTCTTGCAGTGGTGACTGCCATCGCTTACAGTGAGCTGTACGGCAGGGAAGTGCGCTACTGCTCAGACAGAAAAGAGGAGAAGGACCATGGCGCGGACAAGGGAAGTTTCCTGGGAAGCAAACTTAAGGACGGCGACCGGGTGATCATGATCGAGGACGTGACTACGTCCGGCAAGTCCATGGAAGAGACGGTTCCCAAGGTAAAGGGAGCGGCTGATGTGGAGATCAAGGGTCTGATGGTGTCCCTGAACCGTATGGAGGTAGGAAAAGGCGGGGAGAAATGTGCCCTGGACGAAGTGAAGGATCTCTACGGGTTTGAGACGGCAGCCATCGTCACCATGGAGGAAGTGGTGGAATATCTCTATAACAGGGAGTGCCAGGGAAAGATCGTGATCGACGACACATTAAAATCTGCAATCGACGCATATTATGAACAGTATGGCGTGAAATAA
- a CDS encoding EAL domain-containing protein, with product MVKWSLFAEFLSLAILSLMFLYYHEKNIVVSFRRRLFNWIFGLAVLSIILNILCVYTISNAARIPHWLNLCLNTAYFILIVGVCSIIALYIFMLMLEHIDSKIYFRRLVWTLVILNTAYIVVALSNVHTGVLFHFTRDGRYVRGPLNSLGYWVMGIELVMILICYIHHREMIPPRVRQVIRTIPPVAVVLTAFQLFYPEILFNGMIITVAVFILYSNFQTYTVEKDYLTQLGNRKAFFDDVQAMIKRGQSFQVIAVSLKRFHEINQKYDHAFGDDLLFVIGKWLERFSKNSRAYRFVNVSFAIVLPYTDEISASRNVSSIYDRFGEAWHCKDVFCKVAACTCELIWNGQAWRANTIIEYLEMMTGMSRSIHNERIRFNQEVIGQIERAKNLEAIMRTSLKEDRFSIVLQPLYDCGAGEFSSGEALVRLNDFDGNAIPTGEFIDIAEKTGLLDDISWVVLDKVCAFLGEHRELPLKSVSINLSLQQFLNPSLLTRINENLERFGIPRGKLKIEITERVIFQELSYVRKVMSKLVEKGVGFYLDDFGTGYSNFSVLMSLPFEYVKLDKCLFSQLMDKSGDGRMIGNLISLFHDSGLQVVCEGIETKKQAEVARELGTDKIQGFFYAKPMRVEAFRRFILERHNAAS from the coding sequence ATGGTAAAATGGTCCTTATTTGCCGAGTTTCTTTCTCTGGCGATTCTTTCTTTAATGTTCCTGTATTATCACGAGAAAAATATTGTGGTATCTTTCCGGCGCCGTCTTTTTAACTGGATCTTTGGACTGGCTGTGTTGTCGATCATTCTGAATATCCTGTGTGTTTATACCATTTCGAACGCTGCCCGGATTCCGCACTGGCTGAACCTTTGTCTGAACACGGCGTACTTTATCCTGATCGTTGGCGTATGCAGTATCATAGCGTTGTATATTTTCATGCTTATGCTGGAGCATATTGACAGCAAGATATATTTTCGGAGGCTGGTATGGACTCTTGTAATCCTGAACACAGCATATATTGTGGTGGCGCTGTCGAATGTGCATACGGGAGTTTTGTTTCATTTTACCAGGGACGGAAGATATGTCCGAGGACCTCTGAACAGTCTTGGATATTGGGTGATGGGAATCGAACTGGTGATGATCCTGATCTGCTATATCCATCATCGGGAGATGATCCCTCCGAGAGTCAGGCAGGTGATCCGTACGATCCCGCCGGTGGCGGTGGTCTTGACAGCATTTCAGCTGTTTTATCCGGAGATTTTGTTTAATGGAATGATCATAACGGTGGCTGTTTTTATTCTTTACAGCAATTTTCAGACCTATACGGTAGAAAAGGATTATCTGACGCAGCTGGGGAACCGGAAGGCATTTTTTGATGACGTGCAGGCTATGATAAAAAGAGGCCAGTCTTTTCAGGTGATCGCGGTTTCTTTGAAGCGTTTTCATGAGATCAATCAGAAGTATGACCATGCCTTTGGAGATGATCTTTTGTTTGTGATCGGGAAATGGCTGGAAAGATTCAGTAAAAACAGTCGGGCCTACCGGTTTGTAAATGTCTCTTTCGCCATTGTCCTGCCGTATACAGATGAGATTTCCGCCAGCAGAAATGTTTCCAGTATATATGACCGGTTTGGTGAAGCATGGCATTGTAAAGATGTTTTTTGTAAAGTGGCGGCCTGTACCTGTGAATTGATCTGGAATGGACAGGCATGGAGAGCAAATACGATCATTGAATATCTGGAAATGATGACGGGAATGTCCAGGTCCATCCATAATGAGCGTATCCGGTTCAACCAGGAAGTTATCGGACAGATTGAGCGGGCAAAAAATCTGGAAGCGATTATGAGGACGTCTTTGAAAGAAGATCGTTTTTCTATTGTGCTGCAGCCTCTTTATGACTGCGGCGCGGGAGAATTTTCCAGCGGGGAGGCGCTTGTCAGGCTGAATGATTTTGACGGGAATGCGATCCCTACGGGAGAGTTTATTGATATTGCGGAGAAGACAGGGCTTCTGGATGATATTAGCTGGGTGGTGCTGGATAAAGTCTGTGCTTTTCTGGGAGAGCATCGGGAACTGCCACTTAAATCGGTTTCCATTAATTTGTCTCTGCAGCAGTTTTTGAATCCCTCTCTTCTGACCAGGATCAATGAGAATCTGGAACGTTTTGGGATCCCCCGTGGGAAACTGAAGATAGAGATCACAGAGCGGGTCATTTTTCAGGAGTTGTCTTATGTAAGGAAAGTTATGTCTAAACTGGTGGAAAAAGGGGTGGGATTCTATCTGGATGATTTTGGGACAGGATATTCTAATTTTTCCGTTTTGATGAGTCTGCCCTTTGAGTATGTAAAGCTGGACAAGTGTCTTTTCTCCCAACTCATGGATAAGTCCGGAGATGGAAGGATGATAGGGAACCTGATCTCTCTTTTCCATGATTCCGGGCTGCAAGTGGTGTGTGAGGGGATCGAAACAAAGAAACAGGCAGAGGTTGCCAGAGAACTTGGAACGGATAAGATCCAGGGATTTTTCTATGCAAAGCCCATGCGAGTGGAGGCTTTTCGGAGGTTTATCCTGGAACGTCATAATGCGGCTTCTTAG
- a CDS encoding M20 family metallopeptidase, with the protein MERDQLLQEIRELEREMIADRRFLHQHPELSCQEYQTTKFIKERLAQFGILPEPLETDTGVSVLIRGGKPGKTVCIRHDIDALPIQEETGLAFQSEVDGVSHACGHDIHTVIALYCGKLLNERKKELAGNVRIVFQPAEETGTGAREMMEAGFRKLSPANDIVVGLHVHPETPVGQVSLREGPMEAGADYLRIRIKGKGCHGAHPYQGVDPILTAAFLMTELQSVITRVNPAVKPAILTFGSIHGGKACNVIPDQVELLGTLRVFHSECRELNLQAIRRITEQICASMGAEGTVELLGGMPPIYNDREVAEGIVKAAEEILGEGSVEFLEFPSPGSDDFAVFLEGTKGAQFFLGTGGAAEETRIGIHSGRNVFEEKSIAVGTAVLVQYVMNTLR; encoded by the coding sequence ATGGAAAGAGACCAGTTATTACAGGAGATCAGGGAACTGGAGCGGGAGATGATCGCGGACCGCAGATTTTTGCATCAGCATCCGGAATTAAGCTGCCAGGAATATCAAACTACAAAATTTATTAAGGAGCGCCTTGCGCAGTTTGGGATCCTGCCGGAGCCCCTTGAGACAGATACGGGCGTAAGTGTGCTGATCCGGGGTGGGAAGCCGGGGAAAACGGTCTGTATCCGGCATGATATCGATGCCCTTCCCATTCAGGAGGAGACGGGACTTGCCTTTCAGTCTGAGGTGGACGGGGTCAGCCACGCCTGCGGTCATGATATCCATACGGTGATCGCCCTGTATTGTGGGAAATTGTTGAATGAACGAAAAAAGGAACTGGCGGGAAATGTCAGGATCGTGTTCCAGCCTGCGGAGGAGACCGGAACGGGAGCGCGGGAGATGATGGAGGCTGGATTTAGGAAGCTGTCTCCTGCTAATGATATTGTGGTGGGGCTTCATGTCCACCCGGAGACGCCTGTGGGACAGGTCAGCCTGCGGGAAGGGCCGATGGAGGCTGGAGCGGATTATCTGCGGATACGGATCAAGGGAAAGGGCTGCCATGGCGCCCATCCTTATCAGGGAGTAGATCCGATCCTGACAGCGGCTTTTCTTATGACAGAACTTCAGTCGGTGATCACCAGGGTAAATCCGGCAGTGAAGCCGGCGATTCTGACATTTGGAAGCATCCATGGCGGGAAAGCATGTAATGTGATCCCGGATCAGGTAGAGCTGCTGGGGACTCTCCGTGTTTTTCATTCAGAATGCCGGGAACTGAATCTTCAGGCGATCAGGAGGATCACGGAACAGATATGCGCCAGCATGGGAGCAGAGGGAACCGTAGAACTGCTTGGCGGGATGCCGCCGATTTACAATGACCGAGAGGTGGCGGAAGGGATCGTGAAGGCAGCGGAAGAGATACTGGGAGAAGGAAGTGTGGAATTTCTGGAATTTCCAAGTCCAGGTTCGGATGATTTCGCTGTTTTTCTGGAGGGGACCAAAGGAGCTCAGTTTTTCCTGGGGACAGGGGGAGCGGCAGAGGAGACCCGGATCGGGATCCACAGTGGACGAAATGTGTTCGAAGAGAAGAGTATAGCGGTTGGAACAGCGGTACTTGTTCAATATGTGATGAATACGCTGAGATGA
- a CDS encoding ABC transporter ATP-binding protein, giving the protein MAGPMRRAPRGMKGRVQNPGKLFLRVMRYVFKDYGVHCAVVVILILAGVLANVQGTMFMRDLIDVYITPFLTGDAPDFGPLAHAIGQVAFFYAIGIISTYTYNRLMVTVTQGTLRDMRDDLFSHMERLPIKYFDTHAHGDIMSVYTNDIDTLRQMISQSMPMLLNSAITIVSVLVSMLILSIPLTIVTLLMVGIMALCSKVTAGKSGKYFLDQQVNLGTVNGYIEEMMSGQKVVKVFCHEEENKERFEELNDRLFVSADRANTYANLLAPINAQLGNVSYVVCAIVGGVLALGNVGGFTLGGLASFLTFNRNFSMPINQISMQLNAVIMAMAGADRIFRLLDEEEEKDEGYVTLVNVREEDGVLKETKERTGRWAWKHTHQADGSVDYVEVKGDVVFNGVDFGYDDNKIVLHDVKLYATPGQKIAFVGSTGAGKTTITNLINRFYDIQDGKIRYDGININKIKKADLRRSLGIVLQDTHLFTGTVKDNIRFGKLDATDEEIVAAAKLANADGFIRRLPDGYDTMLTGDGANLSQGQRQLLAIARAAVADPPVLILDEATSSIDTRTERIVQEGMDKLMKGRTTFVIAHRLSTVRNSDCIMVLEQGRIIERGTHDQLIEEKGKYYQLYTGNMALS; this is encoded by the coding sequence ATGGCAGGACCGATGAGAAGAGCGCCAAGGGGTATGAAAGGCCGGGTGCAGAATCCGGGCAAACTGTTCCTGAGAGTCATGCGTTATGTGTTCAAAGACTACGGCGTCCACTGCGCGGTAGTTGTGATCCTGATCCTGGCAGGCGTGCTGGCCAATGTACAGGGGACCATGTTCATGCGGGATCTGATCGATGTGTACATCACTCCGTTCCTGACGGGAGACGCGCCTGATTTCGGGCCGCTGGCCCATGCCATCGGGCAGGTGGCATTCTTCTATGCCATTGGGATCATCTCCACTTACACCTACAACCGGCTGATGGTAACGGTGACCCAGGGGACCTTGCGGGACATGCGGGACGATCTCTTCAGCCATATGGAGCGGCTGCCTATCAAATATTTTGACACCCATGCCCACGGGGATATCATGTCTGTCTACACCAATGACATCGATACCCTGCGGCAGATGATCAGCCAGAGTATGCCCATGCTCCTCAACAGCGCCATTACCATTGTAAGCGTGCTGGTGAGTATGCTGATCCTGAGCATTCCCCTGACTATCGTGACGCTTCTGATGGTGGGGATCATGGCGCTGTGCTCCAAGGTGACTGCCGGGAAGAGCGGGAAATATTTCCTGGACCAGCAGGTGAACCTGGGAACGGTAAACGGATATATTGAAGAGATGATGAGCGGGCAGAAGGTGGTAAAGGTCTTCTGCCATGAAGAAGAGAACAAAGAGCGGTTTGAGGAGCTGAACGACAGGCTGTTCGTCAGCGCCGACCGGGCAAATACTTACGCCAACCTTCTTGCTCCCATCAACGCCCAGCTTGGCAACGTAAGTTATGTAGTCTGTGCCATCGTAGGCGGTGTCCTTGCCCTGGGAAATGTGGGAGGATTTACGCTGGGAGGGCTTGCCAGCTTCCTGACCTTCAACCGGAACTTCAGCATGCCCATCAACCAGATCAGTATGCAGCTGAATGCGGTGATCATGGCAATGGCCGGCGCGGACCGGATCTTCCGGCTCCTGGATGAGGAAGAAGAAAAGGATGAGGGGTACGTGACCCTGGTCAATGTCCGGGAAGAGGACGGCGTGCTCAAGGAGACCAAGGAGCGGACCGGCCGGTGGGCGTGGAAGCATACTCACCAGGCGGATGGAAGCGTGGACTATGTGGAAGTGAAAGGAGACGTGGTCTTCAACGGAGTGGACTTTGGCTACGATGACAACAAGATCGTGCTCCACGACGTGAAGCTTTACGCTACGCCAGGCCAGAAGATCGCTTTTGTAGGATCTACCGGCGCAGGCAAGACCACCATCACCAACCTGATCAACCGGTTCTACGACATCCAGGACGGAAAGATCCGCTACGACGGGATCAATATCAATAAGATCAAGAAGGCAGATCTGCGTCGTTCCCTGGGGATCGTGCTTCAGGATACCCATCTTTTTACCGGCACGGTAAAGGACAACATCCGATTCGGCAAGCTGGACGCCACAGACGAAGAGATCGTGGCAGCAGCCAAATTAGCCAACGCAGATGGATTCATCCGTCGGCTCCCGGACGGGTATGATACCATGCTGACCGGGGATGGGGCAAACTTAAGCCAGGGACAGCGGCAGCTTCTGGCCATTGCCCGGGCCGCCGTGGCGGACCCGCCGGTGTTGATCCTGGATGAGGCTACCAGCTCCATCGATACCCGGACCGAGCGGATCGTCCAGGAGGGTATGGATAAGCTGATGAAGGGGCGGACCACCTTTGTCATCGCCCATCGGCTCTCTACCGTGCGGAACTCCGACTGTATCATGGTCCTGGAACAGGGCCGGATCATCGAGCGGGGAACCCATGATCAGCTGATCGAAGAGAAAGGGAAGTATTATCAGCTGTATACCGGGAATATGGCGTTGAGTTAA